A genomic segment from Brachyhypopomus gauderio isolate BG-103 unplaced genomic scaffold, BGAUD_0.2 sc110, whole genome shotgun sequence encodes:
- the LOC143497404 gene encoding uncharacterized protein LOC143497404 produces the protein MRRSAVYSGLKSSLLRIRYRYTDDPDDLPKLNIVLLGYRGAGKSSAGNTILGRDEFELKRTAQCVKRQGEVAGRNITVVEAPGWWKNEHVEQSSEILKQEIVLSVSLCPPGPHVLLLVLRVDTTFKDHERSVLEGHMKLLTERVWSHTIVLFTHGDWDCLIDTPIEQHIESEDSALQWLVEKCGNRYHVLNNMNRGDDTQVTELLEKIEEMVAANSGCHFEIDRKILQEVEEKKRVLEERGRERVMKVQKQREDIRELMGDTHHLSDLRIVLLGYRRAGKSSAGNTILGREEFELKRTAQCVKRQAEVAGRMITVVEAPGWWRNEPVEESSEILKQEIVLSVCLCPPGPHVLLLVLRMDTTFKDHERRVLEGHMKLLTERVWSHTIVLFTFGDCLGDTPIEQHIESEDSTLQLLVEKCGNRYHVLNNKNRGDDTQVTELLEKIEEMVAANSGCHFEMDRKILQEVEEKKRVLEERGRERMMEYRKKRLIRPMKGKMRKRLRASFRRSCAESQRDLDVPPVSTVMSLTSDSLMGEPPGFSGESSVSSQSDCPQETNLLMTSVFIPETIDNSEDKNSDTYRFQCPHAGVFQCKITNLVFEMEDKGEVLYRIVSWDMRLMDGLGHMQPAGPLYKIDCFEGSVSHLHLPHCEVTSEDHQVELAVAHFTGDNVEVIKPVKVTDTHVIVAISGFSRFGLIAKMFPVRHISAQVLPFYKPIAGKQNLKQLHIHLLPGNVPVKEVQSESVDFTYIRTSSTCQLIPGRKYRTCCEQYVPQPKVTIFDCDYGPNYHPTFEVFVEVDNVTVSLLDEKDEEVWEPHKLYLTGSACASPLGCSTETPLLSVGAGVAFVNTHREELIQRVSSVMEIADCLQSKNMISDEMYSSIQAARTSQERMRILYQALTCRAVKEEFYGILKQKQLALVQDLESGPSQA, from the exons ATGCGGAGGTCTGCGGTGTATTCTGGTTTGAAGAGCTCTTTGTTACGGATCCGTTATAGATATACAG ATGACCCAGATGATCTCCCAAAGCTGAATATTGTTCTGTTGGGGTACAGAGGTGCTGGGAAGAGTTCAGCAGGAAACACTATCCTGGGCAGAGATGAGTTTGAGTTAAAGAGAACTGCTCAGTGTgtgaagagacagggagaagtaGCAGGGAGGAACATCACTGTGGTTGAAGCTCCAGGATGGTGGAAGAATGAACATGTAGAGCAGAGCAgtgagatactgaaacaggagattgtgctcagtgtgtctctgtgtcctccAGGACCCCATGTTCTACTGCTGGTCTTACGTGTGGACACAACTTTTAAAGATCATGAAAGAAGCGTTCTAGAGGGACACATGAAACTTCTCACTGAGAGAGTCTGGAGTCACACCATAGTTCTGTTCACACATGGGGACTGGGACTGTCTGATAGACACACCCATAGAGCAGCACATTGAGAGTGAAGACAGTGCCCTCCAGTGGCTGGTTGAGAAATGTGGGAACAGGTATCATGTTCTCAACAATATGAACAGGGGTGATGACACTCAGGtcacagagctgctggagaagatagaggagatggtggcagcaaacagtggctgccattttgaaaTTGACAGAAAGATTCTACAGGAGgtggaagagaagaagagagtattagaagagagaggaagagagagggtgatgaaggtacagaaacagagagaggacatCAGAGAACTTATGG GtgacacacaccatctctcagaTCTGAGGATTGTTCTGCTGGGGTACAGACGTGCTGGGAAGAGTTcagcaggaaacaccatcctgggcagagaggagtTTGAGTTAAAGAGAACTGCTCAGTGTGTGAAGAGACAGGCAGAAGTAGCAGGGAGGATGATCACTGTGGTTGAAGCTCCAGGATGGTGGAGGAATGAACCTGTAGAGGAGAGCAgtgagatactgaaacaggagattgtgctcagtgtgtgtctgtgtcctccAGGACCCCATGTTCTATTGCTGGTCTTACGTATGGACACAACTTTTAAAGACCATGAGAGAAGAGTACTAGAGGGACACATGAAACTTCTCACTGAGAGAGTCTGGAGTCACACGATCGTTCTGTTCACATTTGGGGACTGTCTGGGAGACACACCCATAGAGCAGCACATTGAGAGTGAAGACAGCACCCTCCAGTTGCTGGTTGAGAAATGTGGGAACAGGTATCATGTTCTCAACAATAAGAACAGGGGTGATGACACTCAGGtcacagagctgctggagaagatagaggagatggtggcagcaaacagtggctgccattttgaaaTGGACAGAAAGATTCTACAGGAGgtggaagagaagaagagagtattagaagagagaggaagagagagaatgatggaGTACAGGAAGAAACGGTTAATCAGACCAATGAAGG GTAAGATGAGAAAGAGACTTAGAGCAAGTTTCAGACGCTCCTGTGCAGAAAGCCAAAG AGATTTGGACGTCCCTCCTGTTTCTACCGTTATGTCTTTGACGAGTGATTCATTAATGGGTGAACCTCCAGGTTTCAGTGGAGAGTCTTCAGTATCAAGTCagag TGACTGTCCTCAGGAAACAAATTTGCTGATGACATCAGTATTTATTCCTGAAACAATCGACAATTCAGAGGATAAGAACAGTGATACATACAG GTTCCAGTGCCCTCACGCTGGTGTGTTCCAGTGTAAAATCACCAACCTCGTGTTTGAGATGGAGGATAAAGGGGAGGTGCTGTACAGAATCGTCTCCTGGGACATGCGTCTCATGGACGGGTTAGGACACATGCAGCCTGCAGGACCCCTGTACAAAATAGACTGCTTTGAAGGTTCAGTCAGTCATCTGCACCTCCCACACTGTGAAGTGACGTCTG AGGATCATCAGGTTGAACTGGCTGTGGCACATTTCACTGGTGATAATGTAGAGGTCATTAAACCAGTGAaagtgacagacacacacgtgatTGTAGCCATCAGTGGATTCTCTCGCTTTGGACTGATAGCCAAGATGTTCCCTGTCCGCCACATCAGTGCACAGGTGCTCCCTTTCTATAAACCAATAGCTGGAAAACAAAACCTGAAACAACTACACATCCATCTGCTCCCAGGGAATGTACCAGTGAAAGAG GTGCAGAGTGAGTCTGTGGATTTTACGTACATCAGGACCAGCTCCACATGCCAGCTGATCCCTGGTAGGAAATACAGAACTTGTTGTGAGCAGTACGTCCCCCAGCCAAAG GTTACAATATTTGACTGTGACTATGGCCCAAACTACCACCCCACATTCGAGGTGTTCGTTGAAGTAGACAATGTCACAGTGAGTCTTTTGGATGAAAAAGACGAGGAAGTGTGGGAACCCCACAAGCTCTACCTCACAGGAAGTGCATGTGCGTCTCCGCTTG GTTGTAGTACAGAGACACCACTGCTCAGTGTGGGTGCAG GTGTTGCGTTTGTGAATACACACAGGGAGGAGCTCATTCAGAGAGTTTCCTCAGTGATGGAGATAGCAGACTGTCTCCAAAGCAAAAATATGATCAGTGATGAAATGTACAGCAGCATACAAGCAGCAAGAACTTCTCAGGAGAGAATGAGGATCTTATACCAAGCTCTGACATGCAGAGCGGTGAAAGAAGAGTTCTATGGAATCCTTAAGCAGAAGCAGTTGGCCTTGGTACAGGACCTGGAGTCTGGACCCAGCCAAGCTTAA